The Populus alba chromosome 4, ASM523922v2, whole genome shotgun sequence genome contains a region encoding:
- the LOC118039766 gene encoding glucan endo-1,3-beta-glucosidase 7 → MAFAILIFLYLLQSCNLASSESFIGVNYGQVADNLPSPSATAKLLQSTVVQKVRLYGADPAIIRALANTGIGIVIGAANGEIPALASDPNFATQWINSNVLAYYPASKIILITVGNEVLLTNDQNLISQLLPAMQNMQRALSSASLGGKVKVSTVHSMAILSRSDPPSSGLFNPAYQDTMRRLLQFQKDNGSPLAVNPYPFFAYQSDARPETLAFCLFQPNPGRVDSGNGIKYMNMFDAQVDAVRSALNAMGFIDVEIVVAETGWPYKGDNNEVGPGIENARAYNGNLVAHLRSMVGTPLMPGKSVDTYIFALYDEDLKSGPASERSFGLLKPDLSVTYDIGLLKSSLTPSTPTTPVTPSPKPTTAGWCVPKAGVSDAQLQASLDYACGQGIDCGPIQPGGACFEPNTVASHASYAMNLYYQKSAKNPWNCDFSETATLTLKNPSYSGCTYPGGGA, encoded by the exons ATGGCGTTTGCAATCCTCATTTTTCTCTATCTCCTTCAATCTTGCAACCTTGCAA GCTCAGAGTCTTTTATTGGGGTCAATTATGGTCAAGTTGCTGATAACTTGCCATCACCATCTGCCACTGCGAAGCTCCTACAATCTACTGTTGTACAGAAAGTTAGGCTCTATGGTGCTGATCCGGCGATCATCAGAGCACTAGCCAATACTGGAATCGGGATCGTTATTGGTGCGGCAAATGGAGAAATCCCTGCTTTAGCTTCCGATCCCAATTTTGCAACTCAGTGGATTAACTCGAATGTTTTAGCTTACTATCCTGCTAGCAAGATAATTCTCATCACTGTTGGGAACGAG GTATTGTTAACAAATGATCAAAACCTGATATCTCAGCTTTTACCGGCTATGCAAAATATGCAAAGAGCACTTAGCTCTGCCTCACTCGGTGGCAAGGTTAAGGTCTCCACCGTGCATTCCATGGCCATTCTGTCTCGGTCCGACCCGCCTTCTTCAGGTTTGTTTAACCCAGCTTATCAAGACACTATGAGAAGGTTATTGCAGTTCCAGAAGGACAATGGTTCGCCCCTTGCCGTTAATCCGTACCCGTTTTTTGCTTACCAGAGCGACGCGAGACCGGAGACTTTAGCTTTTTGCTTGTTTCAACCCAACCCGGGACGAGTTGACTCGGGTAATGGGATCAAGTACATGAACATGTTTGATGCTCAG GTTGATGCCGTAAGGTCTGCCTTAAATGCTATGGGATTTATTGACGTTGAGATTGTGGTTGCTGAGACCGGGTGGCCTTACAAGGGTGACAACAATGAGGTTGGACCAGGCATCGAGAATGCAAGAGCTTATAATGGCAATTTGGTTGCTCACCTCAGATCAATGGTTGGAACTCCACTAATGCCTGGAAAATCTGTAGATACATATATCTTCGCCCTTTATGATGAGGATTTGAAATCTGGTCCTGCCTCTGAACGATCATTTGGCCTTCTCAAACCCGACCTTTCGGTGACATATGATATTGGTCTTTTAAAGAGTAGCTTG ACTCCATCCACACCAACAACTCCAGTGACTCCGTCACCAAAGCCAACAACAGCAGGTTGGTGTGTGCCGAAAGCTGGTGTTTCCGACGCTCAATTGCAGGCAAGTCTTGATTATGCCTGTGGACAAGGCATAGATTGCGGTCCCATTCAACCAGGAGGTGCCTGTTTCGAACCAAATACTGTTGCATCACACGCTTCTTATGCCATGAATCTATACTACCAGAAGTCTGCAAAGAATCCATGGAACTGCGATTTCTCAGAAACAGCTACACTCAcattaaaaaatccaa GTTACAGTGGCTGCACCTATCCTGGTGGGGGTGCCTGA